In Methylotenera versatilis 79, the DNA window TCCAGGTAACTTACAAATCAATCCTTGGGTAGTTGGAAGAGATATTTATGTACTCCCGCCAGACACAAATTTTGTTCATGGTACACAAGTAAGTTCTTTATTAATAAATGCGCATGGGCTGAATGCGAATCACACACAAATTCCAAACCTACCTTGTAATATTTATGACGTATGCGCACTTGAATCTTCTGGGTCTGGAATTGGGGATTTAATAATAAGGTTACGAGCTGCTCTAGCAAAAAATAATAAAATTAAAGTCTGGAATTTGTCTTTGGGGGGTGCTGAAATATCTGACGACGAATTTAGTGAATTTGGTAAAGAGTTGGATCAACTAAGTGATGCATATAATGTATTGTTTGTAGTAGCTGCAGGAAATTATATAGGGGAGCCCAGAAGGGGTTGGCCGGTCGGAGCTGGATTATTTCCAGATAGAATATCTGAACCTGGTGATTCAATACGTGCGATAACTATTGGCTCTATAGCACATTTAGAAGATGAGAACAGTTTAGTTAAAATAGGCGAACCAGCACCATATTCTAGAAGAGGCCCCGGACCAGTATTTACCCCTAAGCCAGACATCGTACATCTTGGAGGTAATGCGGATGGAAGCCTAAAATCTAAAGCTATTGGAATTAATGTAATGATTCCTGATGGCACTTTAGTTTGTTCGTGTGGCACCAGCTTTGCTGCTCCTATCGCTGCTGCACTTGCTGCACATACTTGGCAATCTCTGGACATACCGAACCGAAATATTCCATTAGTTGTTACACCTTCGATGGTCAAAGCTTTATTAGTCCATAGTGCTGCTATTTCTTCCCCAGAACGTGACTCAAATGAACGTAGATATTATGGTTCTGGATTGCCAGTAGATCCCATGTCTGTACTCTTTGACTCTGAATCTAGTTTTACAGCAATGTTCGAAGTTGATCTTGCAGATGGAGTTAAATGGCGAAAATCACCATTTCCAATTCCTCCTTCTTTGATAATTGATGGAAAATTATCGTGTGAAATTATTATTACTGCTGCTTATGCCCCGCCTATTGATTCTTCTGCAGGGACTGAATATGTCAGAGTAAATGTTGATGTTGGGTTTGGGTTTTTGCAAACAACCGATGATGGTAAAGTCAAATTTACTGGCCAGGTACCTGCGGATGGAGAAATAGGTACCACCGGATTTGAGCAAGCCCAAATTGAATACGGAGGAAAATGGTCACCAATTAAAATTTACCGGAGGTCAATGCCTAAAGGAGTTAAAGCTGATAATTGGGCATTGCAAGCAACGATGTTGCGACGTGCAAATGAACCCACACTAGCAACTCCACTTAGGGTCAATATCATAATCACTTTAAGATCATTAAATGATAATCCTAATGTTTATAACGAAGGTCAAAGATTACTAGCGGCTACTAATTGGATTACTCAGAAACTGCCAATAGGCGTGCCAGTGAAAATTTAAAGTAATCTCAATTTTCAAGAATGCAATTCACTTACATTAAGCAAACTTATTTGGGGGTACAAATAGGGGTATAAATTATATTGGTAATTTATAAGTCCTATATTCTATTATCTTACAAGCCATGATTCGACAGAGGCTCGCCCTCCAACATCCCCAACAATCTCTATAAACGTTAATAAATTTGTTAAATTGTATTAAATCTTGCGCACTCGTTGCAGATAATCAAAGATTAATACTTTGTACAATTGTAGTATTATGCAAATGTTGATACATTACTTTAAGTACATAATTTAACGGGTTGAAATGATGAGTCTAGACAACAAAAGTCAGGACACAAATAATCCAAACGTTGTCAATCCAAGCGATGCAAATCAGCCCGCCGCAAAATCAATCAGCCTGCAAAGCAATTCGGCTGAGCCAGCTAGCGTTAAACAATCTGTAGATGTTAACTTGGATGCTTTGATACAGGACCAAGTGAACGGTAGCGATTCGCTGCTGAATTGTTTGCTATTGGCTTGCCGCGCACACCAAATAGTCACAACTAAAGACGCTTTAATCGCAGGATTGCCGTTGCGTAACGGCAAAATGACGCCTGCTTTATTTAAGCGCGCAGCAGAGCGCGTTAATTTATCGGTCACTATTCTAAAAAAACCAGTCAACAAAATCCGTACTGAGTTTTTACCAGTCACACTTTTATTGCAAAACGATGAAGCGTGCAAGTTGATTGGTTTTGATGCAAAAACCAATCAAGTACGTGTGATTTATCCGGAACTTGGCGACGCTGAGGTGCTGGTTGCTTTAGATGAAATTGCTGCCCAATATTCTGGGTATTGCATCGTCACTAAGCCTAAATACGTGTTTGATAAACGTGCGCCGATTGTCGGCATAGTGCGTTTAAGGCATTGGTTTTGGGGCACTTTGGCTGAAAATAAGAACATTTACCGCGATGTGATGGTGGCGGCATTTGTAGTGAATATTTTTGCATTAGCCATGCCGCTTTTCACCATGAATGTTTACGATCGCGTTGTGCCGAATCGTTCAATAGAAACTTTGTGGGTGTTAGCAATTGGTGTTTCAGTGATTGTGCTGGGTGATTTTATTTTACGCACCATGCGCGGCTATTTTTTAGATTGGGCCAGCACGCGTATCGATATCAAACTCAGTTCGCGCATTATGGAGCAGGTGCTTGGTTTGCGTATGGAGCAACGGCCTAATTCTGTTGGTTCATTCGCCAGTAATTTACGCTCGTTTGAAAGTGTGCGCGATTTTATTACTTCTGCCACGATTACCACCTTAATTGATGTGCCTTTTGGTATTATTTTTATCATCGTGATGGCTTGGATTGCGCCATTAATGGTGGTTCCGGTGATTGTTGGCGCAATCGTCATGCTGGTTTATGCGTTTAGTGTACAAAGTAAAATGCAAGCACTTTCTGAAACCATGTACCGCGCGAGTGCTTTGCGCAATGCCACGTTAATCGAAAGTTTGGTGGGTTTAGAAACCATCAAAGCGTTAGGGGTAGAAGGCGGCATGCAGCGCAAATGGGAACATAGCGCGACTTACTTAACCGAAGTGGGTAGCAAATTACGCTTATTATCTTCGTCAATCCAAAATGGCTCTAGTGCCATCCAGCAATTAATTACGGTCAGTTTGATGTTATTGGGCGTGTATTTGGTGACCAAAGGCGATTTAACCATGGGCGGTTTAATTGCTTCGACCATGCTGGCATCACGCGCTTTAGTGCCGATTTCGCAAACAGCAGGCTTGCTGACGCAATACCATACCGCGTCCACCTCTTTGCAATCGTTAGATGACATTATGAATAAGCCAGTGGAACGTCCGCTGGATTCTAATTTCTTATCGCGCAAAAGTTTTAAAGGTGATATTGAATTTAGAGAAGTGAGTTTTGATTATCCTGGTGCTGAAGAAAGCGCGCTGACCAAAGTTTCGTTCAAAATAAAAGCCGGTGAACGTGTGGCTTTATTGGGCCGCATGGGTTCTGGCAAAACGACTATTCATAAGTTAATTTTGGGTTTATATCAACCGACTGAAGGCGCTATTTTGATTGATGGTATCGATGCGCGCCAAATAGACCCGGCTGAACTACGCCGTTGTGTGGGATATGTGCAGCAAGAAACGCATTTATTTTACGGTACTATGCGTGACAACTTAACTGTCACGATGCCGCATGCCGATGATGCAACTGTTTTAGCGGCGGCGCATGCCGGCGGTATTGATGAGTTTATCAACGCGCATCCTAAAGGCTTTGATCTAAGTGTGGGCGAACGTGGTGAAACGCTTTCTGGCGGGCAAAAACAAGGTGTTGGCATTGCGCGGGCGTTAATCGGTAAGCCGTCTATTATTTTGTTGGATGAGCCGACCAGCGCGATGGATCATTCTGCGGAAGATGCCGTAAAAAAACGCTTGATGGATGCGGCGGTTGGCAAAACCTTATTATTGATTTCTCATCGTACTGGTTTGTTTGATTTAGCTGACCGCATTATCGTGATTGATTCTGGCCGTGTGGTGGCAGATGGCGCTAAAGCGCAAATCATCGAAGCCTTGCGTGCTGGTAAGATTGGTAAGGCGCTTTGAAACACGATATGACAATTAATATGCCCTTAAAAATAAGGTTAAGTCAGGTGTTAAGTATGCTGATTTTAAGTCCTATAGTTAAAAATCACGTACCTAAGTATCTATTATTTAGGACGATTCGATGAGTCAGGGATTATTTAGAATCATCGGTGCGCTTAACGCATTTTTAAACAAACAATCCTGGATAACTGCACCCATCTATTGGATGGTGAATCGCGTTGTGCCTACCGAAACACGGGATAATTTGGCTTGGGAAGAAGAAGCCGAACTAGCGATTATGGAACAAAAACCGCTTAAAGCCCGAAAGCTACTTTATGGCATTTTGGCTATTCTATTTGTCGTCATCACTTGGGCTTTTTTTGCCAAAGTAGATGAAGTAACGCGTGGCGAGGGCAGGGTGATTCCATCACGCCAAGTACAAGTGATTCAATCTTTAGATGGCGGGATTGTGTCTGAAATTTTGGTGAGGGAAGGTGATTTAGTTAAAGCAGGAATGGCTTTGATTAAGATTGATGAAACGCGTGCGGTATCCTCTTTGCGTGAAAATAAAGGCCAGTATTTAGCGCTGTTGGCTAAAGAGTCGCGATTAGAAGCGCTGGCAAACGGCATTGCTTTTAATCCGCCACCAGAAGTGAAAGCGGCAGATCCGCAAGTATATGAACAAGAAAAATCTTTATACAATGCCAGCCAAGATGAGTTAAATTCGATTGTGAATATTGCGCGAGATCAAATGTCACAACGTGAAAAAGAGTTGATTGAAGTGCAATATAAACGTGACGTTGCTGAAAAAACTTATGAATCAGCCGCTAAAGAATTGGCTGCTAATAGACCATTATTAGCCAGCGGTGCGGTTTCAGAAATTGATATTTTAAAATTAGAGCGTGAAGCAACGCGTGCGCGTGGTGAAATTGATCAATCAGGCGCGCAAATTAGCCGTATTCAAGTATCTATTTCTGAAGCCAGACGCAAGATAACTGAGGCAGAACAAAATTTTCGCAGCAAAGTACGCACAGAGCTAAATGAAACCAGCGCCAAGTTGAACAGTATCTCTGAAACGGGTGTCGGCTTAACCGATAGGGTGAAACAAGCCACATTGAAGTCGCCAGTTAACGGCAGGATAAGCCGATTATTTTATAATACGGTTGGTGGTGTGATTCAGCCAGGTAAAGAAGTATTAGAGGTTGTACCAAGCGATGATGCGTTAGTATTAGAAACCAAAGTTGAAATCAAAGATATTGCATTTTTGCGCCCTAATCAACCAGCAATTGTTAAGTTAACCGCTTACGATTACACCATTTACGGCACGCTGGATGCGAAAGTGGAAAGTATCGCTGCCAACTCAACTGTCGATGAAAAAGGCAATGCGTATTATGTGGTGCGTGTGCGTACAGATAAAACCAGCTTAGGTAAAGGTTTGCCGATTATTCCTGGCATGATCGCGCAAGTGGATATTTTGACTGGCAAAAAAACCATTCTTTCTTACTTACTTAAACCTGTGCTTAAAGCAAAATCGTACGCGCTTACCGAAAGATAATCGTAGGGAATGCAACATATCTTTATTAGTCCATTACCAGTGGCGATGAGCAGCTGGTCTGAAGCGTTTCCATCTGCTTCTATTTCAGCCGATTTACCAAACTCCACCAGAAAAAAAGACCAAGAAACTATTTTTTGGCT includes these proteins:
- the iteS gene encoding S8 family anti-phage peptidase IteS; its protein translation is MKKGQPANRVPNSGNPIAHVVFEARDLSGIEGGGGGNTEFVPVTQELRQKLTEDLREVVQIVALETNQYPEIPSVLVVNLRENAIAKSHRPLEMIYEAGMSTAGHGTANEMLVSASLDGLAELERVVNERNILKIRANLSTVEKFEAWGLNKRLPKYLRGIDVAQIFNLLELMGDRLFLRLFTHRTKSVSNLIFNSFIDLLKRGQLHFTVLEQKTGGAIILLENKGLSLEVFSKIVNFPGLKYLMPEPQVTTDQLMHADNEEMAPQFSFPSENYPTVAVFDTGVDPGNLQINPWVVGRDIYVLPPDTNFVHGTQVSSLLINAHGLNANHTQIPNLPCNIYDVCALESSGSGIGDLIIRLRAALAKNNKIKVWNLSLGGAEISDDEFSEFGKELDQLSDAYNVLFVVAAGNYIGEPRRGWPVGAGLFPDRISEPGDSIRAITIGSIAHLEDENSLVKIGEPAPYSRRGPGPVFTPKPDIVHLGGNADGSLKSKAIGINVMIPDGTLVCSCGTSFAAPIAAALAAHTWQSLDIPNRNIPLVVTPSMVKALLVHSAAISSPERDSNERRYYGSGLPVDPMSVLFDSESSFTAMFEVDLADGVKWRKSPFPIPPSLIIDGKLSCEIIITAAYAPPIDSSAGTEYVRVNVDVGFGFLQTTDDGKVKFTGQVPADGEIGTTGFEQAQIEYGGKWSPIKIYRRSMPKGVKADNWALQATMLRRANEPTLATPLRVNIIITLRSLNDNPNVYNEGQRLLAATNWITQKLPIGVPVKI
- a CDS encoding type I secretion system permease/ATPase — its product is MSLDNKSQDTNNPNVVNPSDANQPAAKSISLQSNSAEPASVKQSVDVNLDALIQDQVNGSDSLLNCLLLACRAHQIVTTKDALIAGLPLRNGKMTPALFKRAAERVNLSVTILKKPVNKIRTEFLPVTLLLQNDEACKLIGFDAKTNQVRVIYPELGDAEVLVALDEIAAQYSGYCIVTKPKYVFDKRAPIVGIVRLRHWFWGTLAENKNIYRDVMVAAFVVNIFALAMPLFTMNVYDRVVPNRSIETLWVLAIGVSVIVLGDFILRTMRGYFLDWASTRIDIKLSSRIMEQVLGLRMEQRPNSVGSFASNLRSFESVRDFITSATITTLIDVPFGIIFIIVMAWIAPLMVVPVIVGAIVMLVYAFSVQSKMQALSETMYRASALRNATLIESLVGLETIKALGVEGGMQRKWEHSATYLTEVGSKLRLLSSSIQNGSSAIQQLITVSLMLLGVYLVTKGDLTMGGLIASTMLASRALVPISQTAGLLTQYHTASTSLQSLDDIMNKPVERPLDSNFLSRKSFKGDIEFREVSFDYPGAEESALTKVSFKIKAGERVALLGRMGSGKTTIHKLILGLYQPTEGAILIDGIDARQIDPAELRRCVGYVQQETHLFYGTMRDNLTVTMPHADDATVLAAAHAGGIDEFINAHPKGFDLSVGERGETLSGGQKQGVGIARALIGKPSIILLDEPTSAMDHSAEDAVKKRLMDAAVGKTLLLISHRTGLFDLADRIIVIDSGRVVADGAKAQIIEALRAGKIGKAL
- a CDS encoding HlyD family type I secretion periplasmic adaptor subunit, producing MSQGLFRIIGALNAFLNKQSWITAPIYWMVNRVVPTETRDNLAWEEEAELAIMEQKPLKARKLLYGILAILFVVITWAFFAKVDEVTRGEGRVIPSRQVQVIQSLDGGIVSEILVREGDLVKAGMALIKIDETRAVSSLRENKGQYLALLAKESRLEALANGIAFNPPPEVKAADPQVYEQEKSLYNASQDELNSIVNIARDQMSQREKELIEVQYKRDVAEKTYESAAKELAANRPLLASGAVSEIDILKLEREATRARGEIDQSGAQISRIQVSISEARRKITEAEQNFRSKVRTELNETSAKLNSISETGVGLTDRVKQATLKSPVNGRISRLFYNTVGGVIQPGKEVLEVVPSDDALVLETKVEIKDIAFLRPNQPAIVKLTAYDYTIYGTLDAKVESIAANSTVDEKGNAYYVVRVRTDKTSLGKGLPIIPGMIAQVDILTGKKTILSYLLKPVLKAKSYALTER